One stretch of Aeromicrobium fastidiosum DNA includes these proteins:
- a CDS encoding HK97 gp10 family phage protein has translation MATTAITRVVGADKLRAGLKATGDDLEDAKEVHLAIAKVVADAADLPVGETGRTAASLRPGATKRASIVRAGKASLPGVQPDHYGWPARNIRENPWLVLAGQGSESTWYPLYERYVERSLDKIKGATG, from the coding sequence ATGGCGACAACGGCGATCACCCGTGTGGTCGGCGCGGACAAGCTCCGCGCCGGCCTCAAGGCCACGGGCGACGACCTCGAGGACGCCAAGGAAGTCCACCTCGCGATCGCCAAGGTCGTCGCCGACGCCGCAGACCTGCCAGTCGGCGAGACCGGCCGCACCGCCGCCAGCCTGCGCCCAGGAGCCACCAAACGGGCCTCCATCGTCCGCGCCGGCAAGGCGTCCCTCCCCGGCGTCCAGCCCGACCACTACGGCTGGCCCGCACGAAACATCCGAGAAAACCCCTGGCTGGTCCTAGCCGGCCAGGGCAGCGAGTCCACCTGGTACCCGCTGTACGAACGCTACGTCGAGCGGTCGCTCGACAAGATCAAAGGAGCCACAGGATGA
- a CDS encoding tyrosine-type recombinase/integrase → MTLVELEAFCGAHDWAQETRRGRRASFVSFYGWGVLARHVDENPAAQLPRVSASAPNPQPVPVRVYSAAVLEATPRVRLMARMAKELGMRRTEVATSHSRWIVEDLVGWSMRVVGKGGKVREVPLPADFAAELLELGPGYFFPSRHQSGHLTPAYVGKLVAAVLPGVWTMHKLRHTAASEWHDVCGDLAVVQDLLGHASPATTRSYLKPKQSKLRATVEAAAA, encoded by the coding sequence ATGACTCTGGTCGAGCTTGAGGCGTTCTGCGGGGCGCACGACTGGGCGCAGGAGACACGGCGGGGCCGGCGCGCGTCGTTCGTGAGCTTCTACGGGTGGGGTGTACTCGCCAGGCACGTCGACGAGAATCCCGCGGCGCAGCTGCCTCGCGTGTCCGCGTCGGCACCGAACCCTCAGCCCGTCCCGGTGCGGGTCTACAGCGCAGCCGTGCTCGAGGCGACGCCGCGGGTGCGGCTCATGGCGCGCATGGCGAAGGAACTGGGGATGCGGCGGACTGAGGTCGCGACGTCGCACTCGAGGTGGATCGTCGAGGACCTGGTGGGGTGGAGCATGCGCGTGGTCGGCAAGGGCGGGAAGGTTCGCGAGGTGCCGTTGCCGGCCGACTTCGCGGCCGAGCTGCTCGAGCTGGGGCCGGGGTACTTCTTTCCGAGCCGTCACCAGTCAGGCCACTTGACGCCGGCGTACGTCGGCAAGCTCGTCGCCGCGGTCCTGCCCGGGGTCTGGACGATGCACAAACTGCGGCACACGGCAGCGTCGGAGTGGCACGACGTCTGCGGCGATCTGGCGGTCGTGCAGGACTTGCTGGGGCACGCCTCCCCAGCGACGACGCGCAGCTACCTCAAGCCGAAGCAGAGCAAGCTACGGGCGACAGTAGAAGCGGCTGCCGCCTAG
- a CDS encoding ABC transporter ATP-binding protein gives MSLATREVSWDVGGRRVVDGVTLDVTPGTVVGLLGPNGSGKSSLLRLLAGTRTPTSGQVLLDGDDLRRVRRRDVARRIAVVEQHAQTELDLVVSDVVRLGRIPHRGTWSAESDADRSAVSEALERVELTALAGRSWHTLSGGERQRVHIARALAQQPQELLLDEPTNHLDVHHQLDLLGLVRRLRMTSVVALHDLNLAAMFCDRLVVLKDGAVVATGTPTDVLTPELIAEVYRVRAVVADLGPGGVPSVRFEPGPP, from the coding sequence ATGAGTCTCGCGACGCGGGAGGTCTCGTGGGACGTCGGGGGTCGGCGCGTCGTCGACGGCGTCACCCTCGACGTCACGCCGGGGACCGTCGTCGGACTGCTCGGGCCCAACGGGTCCGGCAAGTCGTCCCTGCTGCGCCTGCTCGCCGGCACCCGCACCCCCACCAGCGGACAGGTGCTCCTCGACGGCGACGACCTCCGGCGGGTGCGGCGACGTGACGTCGCCCGTCGCATCGCCGTGGTCGAGCAGCACGCCCAGACCGAGCTCGACCTCGTCGTGTCGGACGTCGTCCGACTCGGACGCATCCCGCACCGCGGCACCTGGTCGGCCGAGAGCGACGCCGACCGGTCGGCCGTCTCCGAGGCTCTCGAACGGGTCGAGCTCACGGCCCTGGCCGGGCGGTCGTGGCACACGCTCTCGGGCGGCGAGCGGCAGCGCGTCCACATCGCCCGCGCGCTGGCCCAGCAGCCCCAGGAGCTGCTGCTCGACGAACCCACCAACCACCTCGACGTGCACCACCAGCTCGACCTGCTGGGGCTGGTGCGTCGCCTGCGGATGACATCGGTGGTCGCGCTGCACGACCTCAACCTGGCGGCGATGTTCTGCGACCGGCTCGTCGTGCTGAAGGACGGGGCCGTGGTCGCGACGGGCACCCCGACCGACGTGCTGACGCCCGAGCTGATCGCGGAGGTCTACCGCGTGCGGGCCGTCGTCGCCGACCTCGGACCCGGCGGCGTCCCGTCGGTGCGCTTCGAGCCCGGCCCACCCTGA
- a CDS encoding FecCD family ABC transporter permease, translating to MSAGSLPGADRTAAARGARTVLWVVGLVVLALSIAVAITIGPADLSVGEVFAVVGQHLGLGDADVSRIRDGIVWELRLPRTLLAAVCGAGLAICGAIMQSLLRNPLADPFVLGISSGASTGAVVVVVLGVGGGIITLSTGAFIGATVAFAMVLLLAAGAGGTPDRVVLAGVAATQLFSALTSFIVTSSADAEQTRSVLFWLLGSLSGADWRDVVTCGTVCVVGLVICIALAPALDAFAFGEDAASSLGISVRTVRLVLLVVTALITATLVSAAGAIGFVGLVLPHAARAVVGPGHRLLLPATALIGAIFLVWVDTVARTVFSPQELPVGVVTALVGVPAFAVILYRRRRPA from the coding sequence TTGAGCGCGGGGTCGCTCCCCGGAGCCGACCGCACCGCCGCGGCACGGGGCGCCCGCACCGTGCTGTGGGTCGTCGGCCTGGTGGTGCTGGCCCTGTCGATCGCCGTCGCCATCACGATCGGGCCCGCCGACCTGTCGGTCGGCGAGGTGTTCGCGGTCGTCGGGCAGCACCTGGGGCTGGGGGACGCCGACGTCTCCCGCATCCGCGACGGCATCGTGTGGGAGCTCCGGCTGCCCCGGACGCTGCTGGCGGCGGTGTGCGGGGCCGGGCTCGCGATCTGCGGGGCCATCATGCAGTCGCTGCTGCGCAACCCGCTCGCCGATCCGTTCGTGCTCGGCATCTCGTCGGGGGCGTCGACGGGAGCCGTGGTCGTCGTCGTGCTGGGCGTCGGCGGCGGCATCATCACGCTGTCGACCGGGGCCTTCATCGGCGCGACGGTCGCCTTCGCGATGGTGCTGCTGCTCGCCGCCGGCGCTGGAGGCACCCCCGACCGGGTCGTGCTGGCCGGCGTCGCCGCGACCCAGCTGTTCTCGGCCCTGACGTCATTCATCGTGACGTCGTCGGCCGATGCCGAGCAGACCCGGAGCGTCTTGTTCTGGCTGCTCGGCTCACTCAGCGGGGCCGACTGGCGTGACGTCGTCACGTGCGGGACGGTGTGCGTCGTCGGGCTCGTCATCTGCATTGCCCTGGCCCCGGCGCTCGACGCCTTCGCGTTCGGCGAGGACGCCGCGTCGTCCCTCGGCATCTCGGTGCGGACGGTGCGCCTCGTGCTGCTGGTCGTCACGGCGCTGATCACCGCGACCCTCGTCAGCGCCGCCGGAGCCATCGGCTTCGTCGGCCTGGTGCTGCCGCACGCCGCGCGCGCCGTGGTCGGGCCCGGCCACCGGCTCCTGCTGCCGGCGACGGCACTGATCGGCGCGATCTTCCTGGTGTGGGTCGACACCGTGGCGCGCACGGTGTTCAGCCCGCAGGAGCTGCCGGTCGGCGTCGTCACCGCGCTGGTCGGCGTGCCGGCGTTCGCCGTGATCCTCTACCGCCGACGGAGGCCCGCATGA